In bacterium, the following proteins share a genomic window:
- a CDS encoding CrcB family protein produces MTAIGFVAIAAAATLLRVEASRRLNLEKFPYGTLAVNLIGSFALGLLAGGGAVATVILASGALGSLTTFSTMAVETIELWRRHRRRAAGYAAASLVGGVAAAYLGVLAVS; encoded by the coding sequence GTGACCGCGATCGGCTTCGTGGCGATCGCCGCGGCGGCGACCCTGCTGCGCGTGGAGGCCTCGAGGCGCCTCAACCTCGAAAAGTTCCCTTACGGCACGCTGGCGGTCAACCTGATCGGCTCGTTCGCTCTCGGACTGCTGGCCGGAGGCGGCGCCGTCGCGACGGTGATCCTGGCCAGCGGTGCACTCGGCTCGCTCACGACATTCTCGACCATGGCGGTGGAGACCATCGAGCTGTGGCGTCGTCATCGCCGGCGGGCGGCAGGCTATGCGGCCGCCTCGCTGGTCGGCGGCGTGGCCGCGGCCTACCTCGGCGTCCTGGCGGTCAGCTGA
- the pknB gene encoding Stk1 family PASTA domain-containing Ser/Thr kinase, translated as MAAQNPPVLGGRYELRRRLAQGGMATVYLARDRQLDRQVAIKMLHPQFASDPTFAERLRRESRAAAGLSHPNIVGVFDWGRQGERYFIVMEYVSGHSLAEIIAARGPLGAEAAAAIAFEVAAALAFAHRAGIVHRDVKPQNVLLSSDGHVKVTDFGIATMVGAGPSAGLTETGSVVGTAAYLSPEQAQGEPTDARSDLYSLGVMLYEMLSGYPPFRGEGPVAVAYQHVQDPPVPLGEIAEGVPQALDAITMRLLAKEPDDRYERAEDLRRHLQIVRERLDEVSPEPPAAPAAPPSPERPPALPSPPPTPRRPVVSGPPRRQDPRPPAAPRQRPPRPQVRRAAPRGITQWWTGRIPAARRPPGYGERPGSYRGGNRDVYGRLERQRRSGLFFVGFAVLLVVLLIMIVVLVNVLSPDDNGTSTPAPATIDVPSVYQLEEAVAVRTLESADFRVITVREANAEIPAGRVFDQQPRAGTKLAPGSAITLTISAGASAVPVPNVLGWQAIDAERALRGAGFAVNLVQVGSERPAGEVLQQEPAPLVPHEAGAAVTLNISAGPSAILVPNVAGMDDVDAAVAITNARLVVVRQDEPSGTVAEGAVIRTEPAAGSQLAEGSQVFVFVSSGPEIVEMPDLTGLNPTTALIQLDTLGMTADVVAVAPLPGETPGLIVSQDPVAGTPITPSSILTLYVTGESGTGEPEPPPTDELTPLEGETPPVEGGIDPSGLPERPPAEG; from the coding sequence ATGGCAGCACAGAACCCACCCGTGCTCGGCGGGCGCTACGAACTCCGGCGCCGCTTGGCCCAAGGGGGGATGGCCACCGTCTATCTCGCCAGGGATCGCCAGTTGGACCGGCAGGTGGCGATCAAGATGCTGCACCCCCAGTTCGCCTCCGATCCGACCTTCGCCGAGCGCTTGCGGCGGGAGTCCCGCGCCGCGGCCGGGCTGAGCCATCCCAACATCGTCGGCGTCTTCGACTGGGGACGTCAGGGCGAGCGCTACTTCATCGTCATGGAATACGTGAGCGGTCACAGCCTCGCCGAGATCATCGCGGCACGCGGCCCCCTCGGTGCGGAGGCGGCCGCCGCCATTGCCTTCGAGGTGGCCGCGGCGCTGGCGTTCGCGCACCGTGCGGGCATCGTGCATCGCGACGTCAAACCCCAGAACGTGCTGCTGAGCAGCGACGGTCACGTGAAGGTGACCGACTTCGGCATCGCCACGATGGTCGGTGCAGGACCGTCGGCGGGGCTCACCGAGACGGGCTCGGTGGTCGGCACGGCCGCCTACCTGTCGCCCGAGCAGGCGCAGGGCGAGCCGACCGACGCCCGCAGCGACCTCTACTCGCTCGGCGTGATGCTGTACGAGATGCTGTCGGGCTACCCGCCGTTCCGGGGCGAGGGGCCCGTCGCCGTCGCCTACCAGCACGTGCAGGACCCGCCGGTGCCTCTCGGGGAGATAGCCGAGGGTGTGCCGCAGGCACTGGACGCCATCACGATGCGCCTGCTGGCCAAGGAGCCCGACGATCGCTACGAGCGGGCCGAGGATCTACGCCGCCACCTGCAGATCGTCCGCGAGCGGCTGGACGAAGTCTCCCCGGAGCCCCCCGCCGCCCCTGCCGCTCCCCCCTCACCGGAACGGCCCCCGGCGCTTCCGAGTCCCCCGCCGACGCCGCGCCGGCCGGTGGTCTCGGGCCCACCGCGCCGCCAGGACCCGCGGCCGCCTGCCGCGCCACGCCAGCGACCTCCCCGCCCCCAGGTGCGCCGCGCGGCGCCGCGGGGGATCACCCAGTGGTGGACCGGCCGGATACCCGCAGCCCGTCGCCCGCCCGGCTACGGGGAGCGCCCCGGCAGCTACCGGGGCGGCAACCGCGACGTCTACGGTCGCCTCGAGCGGCAGCGGCGCTCCGGCCTGTTCTTCGTCGGCTTCGCCGTCCTGCTGGTGGTTCTGCTGATCATGATCGTCGTGCTCGTGAACGTGCTGAGCCCCGACGACAACGGCACCAGCACCCCCGCGCCGGCGACCATCGACGTGCCCTCGGTGTACCAACTCGAGGAAGCGGTGGCGGTGCGCACGCTGGAGTCCGCAGACTTTCGCGTTATCACCGTACGGGAGGCCAACGCCGAGATTCCCGCCGGTCGGGTGTTCGACCAGCAGCCCCGTGCCGGCACGAAGCTGGCGCCCGGCTCGGCGATCACCCTCACGATCAGCGCGGGCGCCTCGGCGGTCCCCGTTCCCAACGTCCTGGGCTGGCAGGCCATCGACGCCGAGCGGGCGCTGCGGGGGGCGGGGTTCGCCGTCAACCTGGTCCAGGTGGGCAGCGAGAGACCGGCCGGGGAGGTCCTGCAGCAGGAGCCGGCGCCGCTTGTTCCCCACGAGGCCGGCGCCGCGGTGACGCTGAACATCTCCGCTGGACCTTCGGCCATCCTGGTGCCGAACGTGGCGGGCATGGACGACGTCGACGCGGCGGTGGCGATCACGAACGCCAGGTTGGTGGTCGTGCGCCAGGACGAGCCGTCCGGGACAGTGGCCGAGGGCGCGGTCATCCGCACCGAGCCCGCGGCGGGCAGCCAACTGGCCGAGGGCAGCCAGGTATTCGTCTTCGTCTCCTCGGGGCCGGAGATCGTGGAGATGCCGGACCTGACGGGCCTCAACCCCACCACCGCGCTCATCCAGCTCGACACGCTGGGGATGACCGCCGACGTGGTGGCCGTGGCCCCGCTGCCCGGCGAGACGCCGGGACTGATCGTCTCCCAGGACCCCGTGGCCGGGACGCCGATCACGCCGAGTTCGATCCTCACGCTCTACGTCACCGGGGAATCCGGGACCGGCGAACCCGAGCCGCCGCCCACCGACGAACTCACGCCGCTCGAAGGCGAGACACCGCCCGTCGAGGGCGGGATCGATCCGTCCGGGCTGCCCGAACGGCCGCCCGCAGAGGGCTAA
- a CDS encoding protein phosphatase 2C domain-containing protein — MSRRNFRLDADARTHVGRRRRRNEDAFLLTEDLLAVADGLGGHPGGDLASAVAVESLHSSGAAADPESLRSAFVEAHRAVQRRAAEDPGLAEMSTTLCALALDPAGQVVLANVGDSRIYRFSDSRLEQVTWDHNWANEYVRMGMSSAAARRMQGAESLSRVIGVFPEPCEVDTWSLDADDGDRYLLASDGLTRELPADDIAGLLAAGGPPGETATELVEAANDRGGHDNITVIVADVAALERRRLL, encoded by the coding sequence ATGAGCCGGCGGAACTTCCGCCTCGACGCCGACGCCCGCACCCACGTCGGAAGGCGCCGCCGGCGCAACGAGGACGCCTTCCTACTGACCGAGGACCTCTTGGCGGTGGCCGACGGCCTGGGCGGGCACCCGGGCGGGGATCTGGCATCGGCCGTGGCGGTCGAGTCGCTGCACTCCTCCGGCGCTGCCGCCGATCCCGAGAGCCTCCGCAGCGCCTTTGTCGAAGCACACCGGGCCGTCCAGCGCCGCGCCGCCGAGGACCCGGGGTTGGCGGAGATGTCCACGACGCTGTGCGCGCTGGCGCTGGACCCCGCCGGGCAAGTGGTCCTGGCCAACGTCGGCGACTCCCGGATCTACCGGTTCAGTGACAGCCGGCTGGAACAGGTCACCTGGGACCACAACTGGGCGAACGAGTACGTGCGGATGGGCATGAGTTCGGCGGCGGCGCGACGTATGCAGGGAGCCGAGTCCCTGTCCCGCGTGATCGGGGTGTTCCCCGAGCCGTGCGAAGTCGACACCTGGAGCCTCGACGCCGACGACGGCGATCGCTACCTGCTGGCCAGCGACGGGCTCACCCGGGAACTGCCCGCCGACGACATCGCCGGACTGCTGGCAGCCGGAGGACCCCCGGGGGAAACCGCCACCGAACTGGTCGAGGCGGCCAACGATCGCGGGGGGCACGACAACATCACCGTGATCGTGGCCGACGTCGCCGCGCTCGAGCGACGCCGGTTGCTGTGA
- a CDS encoding DoxX family protein, with amino-acid sequence MEVGDWALLLLRVVVGVTLAAHGYNKFFSGGRIAGTARWFESIGMRPGRRHAILAAGGEIAAGLALAAGFLTAPAAAGFVGLMAVAFWVAHRGKGLFVMNDGWEYTAVLATVAVVIAMVGPGELALDSVIGIAEVLDGWVGLVISLGGGLVASALLLAAFYRPPARDD; translated from the coding sequence GTGGAAGTAGGCGATTGGGCACTGCTGCTCTTGCGGGTCGTGGTCGGTGTGACGCTAGCCGCACACGGGTACAACAAGTTCTTCAGCGGTGGGCGCATCGCCGGCACGGCGCGCTGGTTCGAGAGCATCGGCATGCGACCCGGCCGGCGCCACGCCATCCTGGCCGCCGGCGGCGAGATCGCCGCCGGACTGGCGCTGGCCGCGGGATTTCTCACGGCTCCGGCAGCCGCCGGTTTCGTCGGGTTGATGGCCGTGGCGTTCTGGGTGGCCCACCGGGGCAAGGGACTCTTCGTGATGAACGACGGCTGGGAGTACACCGCCGTCCTGGCCACGGTGGCGGTGGTGATCGCCATGGTCGGGCCGGGTGAACTCGCCCTGGACAGCGTCATCGGCATCGCGGAGGTGCTCGACGGTTGGGTGGGGCTCGTCATCAGCCTCGGGGGTGGCCTCGTGGCATCGGCACTGCTGCTGGCGGCGTTCTACCGCCCGCCCGCCCGCGACGACTGA
- a CDS encoding beta-ketoacyl synthase N-terminal-like domain-containing protein, whose protein sequence is MPEALILRARRSPFGARHGTFAHRHPAELLAEVFAAVLAESGADPGAVDEVLVGCATPVGAQAANVATAAARAAGGLSGVPASVVSTQDTSSLVALIRAVDAVRSGRCGVALVGGVELMSTVPAGADMSQRGFGLPLSPTPGEAHLPPGPAAERWAQRLGVGRDRLEEVGRRTRRRAQEAQAAGRLAAELLPLTGGDELLRAGEAVDRQRPEGLYSRDGLLTAATVAPMADGAAAALVASPAATRRLGLEPVARVAAAAAVGGDPTAGCGSSPEAARRATALAGVGAAGIRRVELAEPFATDIVHWEISCAGWAELLNPDGGSLALGHPQGATGLGLVARLVRALAALDGGGHGLAACDAADGHGVAVLLEA, encoded by the coding sequence GTGCCCGAGGCGCTGATCCTGCGGGCACGGCGTAGCCCGTTCGGTGCCCGTCACGGCACCTTCGCCCATCGCCATCCCGCCGAACTGCTCGCCGAGGTGTTCGCCGCGGTGCTCGCCGAGAGCGGCGCGGACCCTGGCGCGGTCGACGAGGTGCTGGTGGGATGCGCCACCCCGGTGGGGGCGCAGGCGGCCAACGTGGCCACAGCCGCGGCGCGGGCGGCCGGAGGTCTGTCCGGGGTACCTGCCTCGGTGGTCAGCACCCAGGACACGTCGTCCCTCGTTGCCCTCATCCGGGCGGTCGACGCGGTGCGGTCGGGCCGCTGCGGGGTGGCGCTGGTGGGAGGGGTGGAACTGATGAGCACGGTGCCGGCCGGTGCCGACATGAGCCAGCGTGGCTTCGGTCTGCCGCTGTCCCCAACACCGGGCGAGGCACACCTGCCTCCCGGTCCGGCGGCGGAGCGGTGGGCGCAGCGGCTTGGCGTGGGAAGGGATCGGCTCGAGGAGGTTGGAAGGCGGACCCGCCGGCGCGCCCAGGAGGCGCAGGCCGCCGGTCGTCTGGCGGCCGAACTGCTACCCCTCACCGGCGGCGACGAGTTGCTTCGTGCCGGGGAAGCGGTGGACCGGCAGCGGCCCGAGGGGCTCTACAGCCGCGACGGACTCCTGACAGCGGCGACCGTTGCGCCCATGGCCGATGGCGCTGCTGCGGCCCTCGTGGCATCGCCGGCGGCGACTCGCCGGCTCGGCCTGGAACCGGTTGCCAGAGTGGCCGCGGCGGCGGCCGTGGGCGGCGATCCCACCGCCGGATGCGGATCGTCGCCCGAGGCGGCACGGCGCGCCACCGCGCTCGCCGGTGTCGGCGCCGCGGGCATCCGTCGCGTCGAGCTCGCCGAGCCGTTCGCCACCGACATCGTGCACTGGGAGATCAGCTGCGCCGGCTGGGCTGAGTTGCTGAATCCCGACGGCGGTTCTCTGGCGCTGGGCCACCCGCAGGGGGCCACGGGACTGGGACTCGTGGCACGTCTGGTGCGCGCCCTGGCGGCGCTGGACGGCGGCGGGCACGGCCTGGCGGCCTGCGACGCCGCCGACGGGCACGGGGTGGCCGTACTGTTGGAGGCATGA
- a CDS encoding aminodeoxychorismate/anthranilate synthase component II — translation MRRRVLVLDNYDSFVYILVQYLGELGAETIVARNDELTLRDALALAPEALLVSPGPGRPADTGICCDAIRELAGRCPILGVCLGHQCIAEVFGGTIVRAPSVMHGKVSQIHHDGGGVLAGVSNPLQATRYHSLVVDPASVPDSLEVTASTTDGVIMGLRHRSMAVEGLQFHPESQMTIDGHAILANFLGLPPAESPPAG, via the coding sequence GTGCGACGTCGGGTGCTGGTCCTGGACAACTACGACTCGTTCGTCTACATCCTGGTCCAGTACCTGGGCGAACTGGGTGCAGAGACGATCGTGGCGCGCAACGACGAGTTGACGTTGCGCGACGCCCTGGCGCTGGCGCCGGAGGCCCTGCTGGTCAGTCCCGGCCCCGGACGGCCCGCCGACACCGGAATCTGCTGCGACGCCATCAGGGAGTTGGCGGGCCGCTGCCCGATCCTGGGGGTGTGCCTGGGACACCAGTGCATCGCCGAGGTGTTCGGCGGCACGATCGTGCGCGCTCCCTCGGTGATGCACGGCAAGGTGTCGCAGATCCACCACGACGGCGGCGGTGTCCTCGCCGGCGTGTCCAACCCGCTGCAGGCCACCCGCTACCACTCGCTGGTGGTGGACCCCGCTTCGGTTCCCGACAGCCTGGAGGTCACCGCCAGCACCACCGACGGCGTCATCATGGGGCTGCGCCACCGCTCCATGGCCGTTGAAGGGCTGCAATTCCACCCGGAGTCGCAGATGACCATCGACGGCCACGCCATCCTGGCGAACTTCCTGGGCCTGCCACCGGCGGAGTCTCCGCCGGCCGGTTAG
- a CDS encoding EamA family transporter, giving the protein MDVILGIGVAGGLGLADFFGGMAGRRTGPVRTVVGAQLVGGVIMGIYLLATWRSVGSTREILLALLAGGALTLGVGFMYTGFTFGRIAVVAPVTASAIAILTFVVGLVRGERPSSLSLAGVALAIVAVVLISRPPKAGHATAPPNEPGRRIGLGGELGLSLAAGASLATFQTTIGEIGDAAGFAPLLVVRAAALALSLAALLVVWRRAGAPRPRLPRRSTVVPVVASGVLLLLAHALLLEALSLGLLSIVGPITALSPAFTVIPAWLFLHEHISRVQVLGMAVATAGLVLVALG; this is encoded by the coding sequence ATGGACGTCATTCTGGGCATCGGCGTGGCCGGCGGCCTCGGGCTGGCGGACTTCTTCGGCGGTATGGCGGGCAGGCGCACCGGTCCGGTGCGCACCGTCGTCGGTGCCCAGCTGGTCGGCGGGGTGATCATGGGGATCTACCTGCTGGCCACTTGGCGGTCGGTCGGCAGCACCCGCGAGATCCTCCTGGCGCTCCTGGCCGGGGGAGCGCTGACGCTCGGGGTGGGCTTCATGTACACGGGGTTCACGTTCGGCCGCATTGCGGTGGTCGCACCGGTGACCGCTTCCGCCATCGCGATCTTGACGTTCGTCGTGGGACTGGTGCGCGGTGAGCGCCCGTCCTCGCTCTCCCTGGCGGGTGTGGCGTTGGCGATCGTGGCCGTGGTGCTCATCTCGCGACCGCCCAAAGCCGGCCACGCGACCGCTCCGCCGAACGAGCCCGGGCGGCGGATCGGGCTGGGCGGCGAGCTGGGCCTGTCGCTGGCCGCCGGTGCGTCGCTCGCCACGTTCCAGACCACCATCGGCGAGATCGGGGACGCCGCCGGCTTTGCGCCCCTGCTCGTCGTCCGCGCCGCCGCCCTGGCCCTCAGCCTGGCCGCCCTGCTGGTGGTCTGGCGGCGAGCCGGTGCCCCACGTCCCCGGCTACCGCGGCGCAGCACCGTCGTACCGGTGGTGGCGAGCGGGGTTCTGCTCCTGCTGGCACACGCTCTGCTGCTCGAAGCCCTCTCGCTGGGCCTGCTGTCCATCGTCGGCCCGATCACGGCCCTGTCACCCGCCTTCACCGTGATCCCGGCGTGGCTCTTCCTGCACGAGCACATCAGCCGCGTCCAGGTGTTGGGAATGGCGGTGGCGACCGCCGGGCTGGTTCTCGTGGCGCTCGGCTGA
- a CDS encoding cell division protein CrgA, with amino-acid sequence MANPPKRKVQGGRVTPKGTRPAGEQFLPPEAKVSPMWVPILLFSLLAAGTILIIVNYLGLIPGGTSNWWLLAGLGLILGGVVTATQLH; translated from the coding sequence ATGGCGAATCCTCCCAAGCGCAAGGTTCAAGGGGGCAGGGTGACCCCCAAGGGAACGCGGCCGGCGGGGGAGCAGTTCCTGCCCCCCGAAGCCAAGGTGAGCCCCATGTGGGTTCCGATCCTGCTGTTCTCGCTGCTCGCCGCCGGGACGATCCTCATCATCGTCAACTACCTGGGGCTGATCCCGGGCGGCACGAGCAACTGGTGGCTGCTGGCGGGCCTGGGGCTCATCCTCGGCGGGGTGGTCACCGCAACCCAACTGCACTGA
- a CDS encoding cysteine hydrolase encodes MTRSLSDILEPSRTAVVLQECQNGIVGTESGLPALAEAARSSGCIDAVVRLVHSARAAGARVIHSVFHQRADGWGGNTALELFRVVDEAPVKMRPGSAAVAVLDEIGVEPADFTIVRHHGVSPFPLSELDSVLRNEGVTTIIPAGVAVNWAITGLTFDGINRGYDVVIPRDAVTGIPTEYAEMAIDHSLAFVATISTTDDIVAAWSGG; translated from the coding sequence ATGACACGTTCCCTCTCGGACATCCTCGAACCCTCCCGTACCGCCGTCGTTCTGCAGGAATGCCAGAACGGCATCGTTGGGACAGAATCCGGGCTGCCGGCCCTGGCCGAGGCCGCCCGCTCATCGGGTTGCATCGACGCGGTCGTACGGCTGGTGCATTCCGCCCGAGCCGCGGGTGCGCGCGTCATCCACAGTGTCTTCCATCAGCGTGCCGACGGCTGGGGCGGCAACACCGCTCTCGAACTCTTCAGGGTTGTCGACGAAGCACCGGTCAAGATGCGACCCGGCAGCGCCGCTGTCGCGGTGCTCGACGAGATCGGCGTGGAGCCGGCCGACTTCACGATCGTCCGTCACCACGGCGTGTCGCCGTTCCCGCTCAGCGAACTGGACTCCGTGCTGCGCAACGAGGGTGTGACGACCATCATTCCGGCCGGCGTGGCGGTGAACTGGGCCATCACCGGTCTGACGTTCGACGGCATCAACCGCGGTTACGACGTGGTCATTCCCCGTGACGCCGTAACCGGTATCCCGACGGAGTACGCGGAGATGGCCATCGATCACTCGCTGGCGTTCGTGGCCACCATCTCGACGACCGACGACATCGTCGCCGCCTGGTCGGGAGGCTGA
- a CDS encoding EamA family transporter, translating into MEVVLGLAVAVSLGVSDVIGGVAGRRLGPLRTTTGIYLTGTVLIGIYLLATMQSLGGAREMLLSALGGLILAFSALCFYAGISWGRLSIMSPVSFAAIAGLTFAVGLLRGERPSTLALAGAILIIPAVVLVSRPTRTPRPFDRRDSERRLGLAGELALSMCAGGGFVVFQILLLEIGVEDGPAPLLIARAVGGVLGLVALAALGRRPHTGTAKPPRPRAALVVGAAGTLLILAHALLIEALNRGFLSVVGPITSLTPAFSVLGARIFLREHVSRLQTAGMVVIIGGLVLLALG; encoded by the coding sequence TTGGAGGTCGTCCTCGGGCTGGCGGTGGCGGTGAGCCTGGGGGTCTCCGACGTGATCGGTGGCGTCGCCGGGCGGCGCCTGGGACCGCTGCGCACCACGACAGGCATCTATCTCACAGGCACGGTGCTCATCGGCATCTACCTGCTGGCCACGATGCAGTCCCTTGGCGGCGCCCGCGAGATGCTCCTGTCGGCGCTGGGAGGTCTGATCCTGGCCTTCAGCGCCCTCTGCTTCTACGCGGGAATCTCCTGGGGGCGCCTGTCGATCATGTCGCCGGTCTCCTTCGCCGCCATCGCCGGGCTGACCTTCGCCGTCGGGTTGCTGCGCGGCGAGCGCCCGTCGACGCTGGCGCTGGCCGGCGCGATCCTCATCATCCCGGCGGTCGTGCTGGTGTCCCGCCCGACCCGGACACCCCGCCCGTTCGACCGCAGAGACTCCGAGCGGCGTTTGGGGCTCGCCGGCGAGTTGGCCCTGTCGATGTGTGCGGGCGGCGGCTTCGTGGTGTTCCAGATCCTGCTGCTGGAGATCGGGGTGGAGGACGGACCCGCGCCGCTTCTCATCGCGCGCGCGGTCGGCGGTGTCCTGGGGCTGGTGGCCCTCGCCGCGCTCGGCAGGAGGCCCCACACCGGAACGGCGAAACCCCCACGGCCACGGGCGGCCCTGGTGGTCGGCGCGGCGGGAACGCTGCTGATCCTCGCCCACGCGTTGCTGATCGAGGCCCTGAACAGGGGATTCCTTTCGGTCGTGGGGCCGATCACCTCGCTGACGCCGGCCTTCAGCGTGCTCGGGGCGCGCATCTTCCTGCGTGAGCACGTCAGCCGCCTCCAGACAGCCGGCATGGTCGTCATCATCGGCGGGCTTGTCCTGCTGGCACTCGGCTAG
- a CDS encoding globin, with amino-acid sequence MASSASDAVPASVYQQLGGTDFFDALVARFYEGVAGDPVLRPLYPEDMTDAATNLRDFLIQYWGGPDDYSRRRGHPMLRARHLPFSIGRQERDAWMHHMAAAVRSSGAPAELAAELLDYFERAATHLLNAEPPRPGHLPIVPPPGERRADN; translated from the coding sequence ATGGCCTCCTCGGCAAGCGATGCGGTCCCCGCATCGGTGTACCAGCAGTTGGGCGGAACGGACTTCTTCGACGCGCTGGTGGCGCGGTTCTACGAGGGGGTGGCGGGCGACCCGGTACTACGCCCGCTGTATCCCGAGGACATGACCGACGCCGCGACCAACCTGCGGGATTTCCTCATCCAGTACTGGGGAGGACCCGACGACTACAGCCGGCGTCGCGGGCATCCCATGCTGCGGGCCCGCCACTTGCCGTTCAGCATCGGCCGTCAGGAGCGCGACGCCTGGATGCACCACATGGCGGCGGCGGTCCGCTCCTCCGGCGCGCCGGCCGAACTGGCGGCGGAGTTGCTGGACTACTTCGAGCGGGCGGCCACACACCTGCTGAACGCCGAGCCGCCGCGGCCGGGCCATCTGCCCATCGTGCCGCCACCCGGAGAGCGTCGGGCCGACAACTGA
- a CDS encoding CrcB family protein — MNPRFLLPIALGGIAGAAARWWVHSLWPDSSEWWATLIVNVAGSAVLGWLVATELHGRRAAAAIVGSGFCGSFTTFSAFSLIVARYLESGRPGAGLLYTAATLGPAIAAAVLAGWARRRWRGPDRGAAT; from the coding sequence ATGAATCCTCGGTTCCTGCTGCCGATCGCCCTTGGTGGCATCGCCGGTGCCGCGGCGCGCTGGTGGGTGCACAGCCTCTGGCCGGACAGCTCCGAGTGGTGGGCGACGCTCATCGTCAACGTGGCGGGCAGCGCGGTTCTGGGGTGGCTCGTGGCCACTGAGTTGCACGGACGGCGGGCCGCCGCTGCGATCGTCGGCTCAGGCTTCTGCGGCAGTTTCACGACGTTCTCGGCCTTCAGCCTGATCGTGGCCAGATACCTCGAGTCGGGGCGTCCGGGCGCCGGACTGCTCTATACCGCAGCGACTCTCGGCCCGGCGATTGCGGCGGCGGTCCTGGCCGGGTGGGCGCGTCGCCGATGGCGCGGCCCCGATCGGGGGGCGGCGACGTGA
- a CDS encoding EamA family transporter gives MALLLGVLVAASIGSADFLSGLAARRMRTSVVVTLSQLWGLVALGIFLAITDRTLPPVWDQWLGVFAGLGLVVGICCLVRGLAVGRMSVVAPTAAAVGAAVGVAYGFIIGERPGALAVIGVVLAIAAVVLIARVAEHHEADVRASPAHARRIVAGRSQEMVLAVGAGLTLGVTQIFFAAPSDDAGMWPVATSRLTAGVLAGMFVLSRVRSDGRPARLTAGDARLVATYALLDTLGTCLLIEAFRQGLVSLVAPVAALFPAATVLWARLILRDRMNRGQIVGFGLAAAGLVLIGLD, from the coding sequence ATGGCCCTCCTGCTCGGTGTCCTGGTGGCGGCGAGCATCGGTTCCGCAGACTTCCTGAGCGGCCTGGCGGCACGCCGCATGCGCACGTCGGTGGTCGTGACGCTGTCACAACTCTGGGGCCTCGTGGCGCTGGGGATCTTCCTCGCCATCACCGACCGGACCCTCCCACCGGTATGGGATCAGTGGTTGGGTGTCTTCGCCGGTCTCGGGCTGGTGGTGGGCATCTGCTGCCTGGTGCGGGGCTTGGCGGTCGGACGCATGTCGGTGGTGGCGCCGACAGCGGCCGCGGTCGGCGCGGCGGTGGGCGTGGCCTACGGGTTCATCATCGGCGAGCGCCCGGGAGCCCTTGCCGTGATCGGCGTGGTGCTGGCCATCGCGGCCGTCGTCCTGATCGCCCGGGTCGCCGAGCACCACGAGGCAGATGTCCGCGCGTCGCCGGCCCACGCTCGCCGCATCGTCGCCGGCCGCTCCCAGGAGATGGTCCTGGCCGTCGGCGCAGGGCTGACGCTGGGCGTCACGCAGATCTTCTTCGCGGCCCCGAGCGACGACGCCGGGATGTGGCCCGTCGCCACCTCGCGCCTGACGGCGGGCGTCCTGGCCGGGATGTTCGTCCTCTCGCGGGTTCGCAGTGACGGGCGCCCGGCGCGGCTCACGGCCGGAGACGCCCGCCTCGTCGCCACCTACGCCCTGCTCGACACGCTGGGGACGTGCCTGCTGATCGAGGCGTTCCGCCAGGGACTCGTGAGCCTGGTGGCCCCGGTCGCGGCGCTCTTCCCGGCGGCGACGGTGCTGTGGGCGCGCCTGATCCTGCGCGACCGCATGAACCGGGGCCAGATCGTCGGGTTCGGCCTGGCCGCCGCCGGGCTCGTGCTCATCGGCCTGGACTGA